In one Ferroacidibacillus organovorans genomic region, the following are encoded:
- a CDS encoding SDR family oxidoreductase — protein MEHPVVVITGGANGIGRCLCETYLAEGYDVAVLDQDEEACAELSALFSDKRGLYVASGDVSLESVDQPFVDEVIHRFGRLDILIHNAGIGHNASIFERPIEAFDRVMAVNVRGAYLMSALCAPYLAMADPGHIILMASTRALMSEPNTEPYSASKGAILALTHSLAVSLGPRVLVNAISPGWIEVSDWQKESRRKTPVHREIDRLQHPAGRVGTPQDIARACLFLTASQNSFITGTNLVVDGGMTVKMMYAPDEED, from the coding sequence ATGGAACACCCGGTTGTCGTGATCACAGGCGGGGCAAATGGTATCGGCCGCTGCCTGTGTGAAACCTACCTCGCTGAGGGGTATGATGTCGCCGTTCTTGATCAAGATGAAGAAGCGTGTGCAGAGCTTTCTGCGCTGTTTTCCGACAAGCGCGGCCTTTATGTAGCGAGTGGCGACGTCTCTTTGGAGTCGGTCGATCAGCCGTTTGTCGATGAGGTCATCCACCGTTTCGGTCGATTGGACATCTTGATCCACAACGCGGGCATCGGGCACAATGCGTCGATTTTTGAGCGTCCAATCGAGGCGTTTGATCGCGTCATGGCAGTCAATGTTCGCGGCGCTTATTTGATGAGTGCGCTTTGCGCTCCTTATTTGGCGATGGCAGATCCTGGCCATATTATTCTCATGGCATCAACGCGCGCGCTTATGTCTGAGCCCAATACGGAACCTTACTCAGCTTCAAAGGGCGCGATTTTAGCACTGACGCACTCCTTGGCCGTTTCTCTTGGACCGCGCGTTTTAGTCAATGCGATCAGTCCGGGATGGATTGAGGTGTCCGACTGGCAAAAAGAAAGCAGGCGCAAAACCCCTGTACATCGAGAGATCGATCGCCTGCAACACCCGGCGGGGCGTGTCGGCACGCCGCAGGACATCGCGCGCGCGTGTCTTTTTTTGACGGCTTCCCAAAACTCGTTTATTACAGGTACCAACCTTGTTGTCGACGGTGGTATGACGGTCAAGATGATGTATGCGCCTGACGAAGAAGATTAA
- a CDS encoding sugar phosphate isomerase/epimerase family protein: MKLGVFTVLFGDRTFEEALDLIANAGLQTVEIGCGPYPGKAHCDPDQLLVDERAREAFMHAITSRGLSISALSVHGNPLHPNAEIAKEHHRQFEQAVRLAETLGVDTVVTFSGCPGESEHSQNPSWVTCPWPEEFAKVLEWQWNEKVIPYWKKQHEFLEAHNVRVAIEAHPGFVVYHTESMLRLRNACGPRIGVNFDPSHLFWQGMDPVAAIKTLGKADAIFHVHAKDTSFDRENMSQNGVLDTKSYRNELERSWIFRTVGYGHGEETWRNIISALQLVGYTGAVSIEHEDSLMALEEGFLKAATFLNGLLIRDRLESIWWT, from the coding sequence GTGAAACTCGGCGTATTTACGGTATTGTTTGGCGATCGGACATTCGAAGAAGCGCTTGATCTGATTGCGAATGCGGGCCTACAAACGGTAGAGATCGGTTGTGGACCCTACCCAGGCAAAGCACATTGCGACCCCGATCAACTCCTTGTGGATGAGCGAGCGCGCGAAGCATTCATGCACGCGATTACATCTCGCGGACTCTCCATCAGCGCACTCAGCGTTCACGGCAATCCTCTGCACCCTAACGCAGAAATCGCCAAAGAACACCATCGTCAGTTTGAACAGGCAGTGCGACTCGCAGAAACGCTTGGCGTGGATACCGTCGTCACATTTTCTGGGTGTCCCGGCGAGTCAGAACACTCCCAAAACCCCTCTTGGGTGACCTGCCCGTGGCCAGAGGAGTTCGCGAAGGTCCTTGAGTGGCAGTGGAATGAGAAGGTCATTCCTTACTGGAAAAAACAGCATGAATTTCTTGAGGCACACAACGTGCGCGTCGCCATCGAGGCACATCCTGGGTTTGTCGTCTATCACACCGAGTCCATGTTGCGCCTGCGCAACGCGTGTGGACCGCGCATTGGCGTCAACTTTGATCCGAGTCATCTCTTTTGGCAGGGCATGGATCCTGTCGCAGCCATCAAGACACTAGGCAAGGCAGACGCAATTTTTCATGTACACGCAAAAGATACGAGCTTTGACCGTGAGAACATGAGCCAAAACGGAGTTCTTGATACAAAGAGTTACAGAAATGAACTGGAGCGTTCATGGATCTTTCGCACAGTCGGCTATGGACACGGCGAAGAAACATGGCGCAACATCATCAGTGCGCTGCAATTGGTCGGCTACACAGGAGCCGTCAGCATCGAGCACGAAGACAGCCTGATGGCGCTTGAGGAAGGGTTTTTAAAAGCAGCGACATTTTTAAACGGACTGTTGATTCGCGACCGCCTAGAGTCCATCTGGTGGACGTAA
- a CDS encoding MDR family MFS transporter: MRSTNRQSVTIAVMVATFLTAMDNTVVSTAMPTIVSDLGGIQLMSWVFAVYVLTTAATTPLFGKLSDLYGRKLVFTIGTTLFLVGSALSGASQTMVELILFRAFQGIGAGAVFPITLTIIGDLYQGEARARIQGLFSAVWGISGVVGPLIGGFFVDVLSWRWIFYINIPIGVASMILLWTFLHEKFEKKNHRIDILGALLFLVGISSLLFAILSGGQTIAWNSPVLLGLLAVSAVSLALFLFVESRAIEPMLPLSLFQLPGIAVANLASLFGSAVLIAMSVYIPLFVQGIMGQSATSAGLTLTPMSIGWPLGAAVGGRIMFRIGPRSTSVLGAFLLVLGCAWLTLLPIGTSQWPFLLIMVIVGFGFGFAFTAFTILVQSAVDWTMRGTSTGTNQFMRNIGQTLGIAFFGLLLNDTVAQKLMNKALIRVTHGSAGMLGRLLDPAVASHFPPSFVQMMRAVLYDGLHAVFITVIAVSIIMFLLTLFLPTTFPEQTQSQSPKASA; the protein is encoded by the coding sequence ATGCGCTCAACCAATCGTCAAAGTGTCACGATTGCCGTTATGGTGGCAACCTTTTTGACAGCGATGGACAACACCGTGGTCAGCACAGCCATGCCGACGATTGTGAGCGATTTAGGCGGAATTCAATTGATGAGTTGGGTGTTTGCCGTCTATGTATTGACAACTGCCGCGACAACACCCCTTTTCGGAAAGCTATCCGATCTCTATGGCAGAAAGCTTGTCTTCACCATAGGAACGACTCTCTTTTTAGTCGGGTCCGCCCTTTCTGGCGCTTCCCAAACCATGGTGGAGTTGATCTTGTTTCGCGCCTTTCAGGGAATAGGAGCAGGGGCTGTTTTCCCGATTACACTCACCATTATCGGCGATCTCTATCAGGGAGAAGCGCGGGCGCGCATTCAGGGATTGTTTAGCGCCGTCTGGGGAATTTCCGGTGTGGTTGGACCTTTGATTGGCGGCTTTTTCGTCGATGTCCTTTCTTGGCGCTGGATTTTTTATATCAATATTCCGATTGGCGTCGCCTCCATGATCCTGTTATGGACTTTTCTACATGAAAAATTCGAGAAAAAGAATCATCGCATCGACATTCTCGGCGCACTACTTTTTCTCGTTGGCATTTCCTCTTTGCTTTTCGCCATTTTGAGCGGCGGGCAAACCATCGCCTGGAACTCACCTGTTTTGCTCGGACTGCTGGCAGTCTCTGCAGTTTCTCTCGCACTCTTTCTCTTCGTCGAATCGCGTGCGATAGAGCCGATGTTGCCGCTTTCCCTTTTTCAACTGCCAGGGATTGCGGTCGCCAATCTCGCCAGCCTGTTTGGCTCAGCGGTGCTGATTGCCATGTCTGTCTACATACCGCTTTTTGTTCAAGGAATCATGGGGCAGTCCGCAACCAGCGCAGGACTCACGCTCACACCCATGTCAATCGGTTGGCCGCTTGGCGCGGCGGTTGGCGGGCGGATCATGTTTCGCATTGGACCGCGCAGCACGAGTGTTCTTGGCGCGTTCCTCCTCGTTCTCGGATGCGCATGGCTCACCCTGTTGCCCATCGGGACAAGCCAGTGGCCGTTTCTTTTGATCATGGTCATCGTCGGATTTGGTTTCGGTTTCGCCTTTACCGCATTTACCATCCTTGTGCAATCTGCCGTCGACTGGACGATGAGAGGAACCTCAACCGGGACCAACCAGTTTATGCGAAACATCGGGCAAACACTCGGAATTGCCTTTTTTGGTTTGTTGCTGAATGACACGGTCGCACAAAAATTGATGAATAAAGCACTCATTCGCGTGACACACGGCAGTGCGGGAATGCTTGGACGCTTGCTTGATCCCGCAGTCGCGTCCCATTTCCCCCCAAGCTTTGTGCAAATGATGCGCGCTGTGCTGTATGATGGATTGCATGCAGTCTTTATCACGGTGATTGCAGTTTCCATCATCATGTTTTTACTCACTCTTTTTCTGCCGACAACGTTTCCAGAACAGACGCAGTCGCAATCGCCGAAAGCGTCCGCCTGA
- a CDS encoding MFS transporter, producing the protein MRFVIEKWQGIQRLNPVAKTLIQTRFLRSIAQGAMGVDFTLYLRARHWTAPEIGLLLMAGGLVGSLLSLWIGISSDRIGRRRFLLMYESGLALGTLLVIFAPSALLLAVIGGIFGFGRGANGASGPFAPAEQAWLAQVIDAKRRGSVFSANAGLQFAGMGIGSLMAGGLPHMLPIRGGAGAYLPLFILTLSVAVINSVQIYRIKEVRTQAQLSSDTDKEPPQEKQVSVARPVFPEGPHQSAHDVFSDAKLQERTVRRRENVALFRLSIVNMINSLGVGVIAPLFPYWFNVRFGVGPEAIGPVYALTFFLTAASSLLVGRLSRTYGLMRAVVIPRIAGLVLLIAIPFSAHFSIAALLYILRSIVNRSSVGARQAFGVSLVRDSRRGFASSINAISWTVPAAFGPALGGMLIGLGSLAEPFVAAFALQLAYVVLFPLLMRRYAAEAV; encoded by the coding sequence GTGCGTTTTGTCATCGAAAAATGGCAGGGGATCCAACGTCTGAACCCTGTGGCAAAAACCTTGATTCAGACGCGGTTTTTGCGCAGCATCGCACAAGGTGCGATGGGTGTGGACTTCACGCTCTACTTGCGCGCGCGCCACTGGACTGCGCCCGAGATCGGCCTATTGCTCATGGCCGGAGGACTCGTTGGTTCCCTGCTCAGCTTATGGATTGGCATCTCAAGCGACAGGATTGGCCGTCGTCGTTTTTTACTCATGTATGAATCCGGACTCGCACTCGGGACGCTTCTGGTCATTTTTGCTCCAAGCGCACTCTTGCTCGCGGTGATTGGGGGCATTTTTGGGTTTGGGCGTGGAGCCAATGGCGCGTCAGGCCCGTTTGCCCCGGCTGAGCAGGCGTGGCTTGCTCAAGTGATTGATGCAAAAAGGCGGGGGAGCGTATTTAGTGCAAATGCCGGATTGCAATTTGCCGGGATGGGCATCGGGTCGCTGATGGCCGGTGGGTTGCCTCATATGTTGCCGATCCGAGGCGGTGCAGGGGCTTATTTGCCTCTATTTATCCTGACGTTGTCCGTTGCAGTGATCAATTCGGTGCAGATTTATCGCATCAAAGAGGTGCGCACTCAGGCGCAACTGTCAAGCGATACTGACAAAGAACCACCGCAGGAAAAACAAGTGTCTGTCGCGCGGCCCGTATTTCCTGAGGGCCCGCATCAAAGCGCGCATGACGTTTTTTCTGACGCCAAATTGCAGGAACGCACGGTCAGACGGCGTGAGAATGTGGCGCTTTTTCGTCTCAGCATTGTCAATATGATAAATTCACTCGGCGTAGGCGTGATCGCGCCACTTTTCCCGTATTGGTTTAACGTCCGATTCGGCGTGGGTCCAGAAGCGATTGGCCCTGTCTATGCGTTGACCTTTTTTCTTACCGCCGCATCGTCTCTGTTGGTAGGCAGGCTCTCACGCACCTATGGCTTGATGCGGGCTGTCGTCATTCCGCGCATTGCGGGACTTGTGCTTTTGATTGCGATCCCGTTTTCGGCCCATTTCTCGATCGCGGCACTCTTATACATTCTGCGCTCTATCGTCAATCGGAGTTCCGTTGGGGCGCGCCAAGCGTTTGGCGTCAGTCTTGTGCGCGATTCGCGAAGAGGGTTCGCAAGCAGTATAAACGCGATTTCTTGGACCGTTCCAGCCGCGTTTGGACCGGCGCTTGGCGGCATGTTGATCGGTTTGGGTTCACTCGCAGAGCCATTTGTCGCAGCGTTTGCGCTACAGCTTGCCTATGTCGTACTCTTCCCCCTGCTCATGCGGCGTTATGCGGCAGAGGCGGTGTGA
- a CDS encoding ATP-dependent helicase: protein MTVMTKAINEEQLLSSLNGPQREAVVTTDGPLLLLAGAGSGKTSVMTRRIAYLTNVKKLDPWNILAITFTNKAAREMSERVRQWIGDAADDMWICTFHAMCVKILRREARHLDLTPTFTILDADDQASMIKQCMLDLNHDIKKFDPASVQWKISAAKNELQSPATFVSAGNSPVDPIVRGVFLAYEQQLRRANALDFDDLIGKTVTLFETFPDVLKTYQEKFLYIHVDEYQDTNRAQYQLIHMLAREHQNVCVVGDADQAIYRWRGADRANLDYFGRDFPTHKMIKLEQNYRSTETILKAANAVIQNNQNRVEKSLWSTKGAGEKIAVYAAQDAEDEAIYTLSKIQAHVGDGGRFSDCTVLYRANAQSRAVEDVLLQAAIPYHVVGGMTFYDRREIKDVMAYLKAIANPQDEISLLRIINIPKRSIGEGTIRKLLDYAHDEDLTLMDAIKQAKKIEQLKSAEQVARFAQLMDSLQERMIGATVTEFLHDVLRETGYREMYAQSSKEEDRARLENLDELDRITRSFDRRRRGSVLDFLAETSLMTEVDRNENDERDAVRLMTVHASKGLEFPVVFVLGVEETVFPHSRSLDTLEGVEEERNLFYVAVTRAKDKLHLSYCLERSTFGQVHMNDPSRFLQEIPEDFTERTGADPVQEARFEIGMSVRHPQYGVGVITDLVGAGEEQMLSITFRSKYGTKDIVPRITRLRVLG, encoded by the coding sequence ATGACAGTGATGACAAAGGCAATCAATGAAGAGCAACTTCTCTCGTCATTAAATGGTCCACAGCGCGAGGCAGTCGTGACAACGGATGGTCCGCTGCTCTTGCTGGCTGGAGCGGGATCTGGAAAAACCAGCGTTATGACACGACGCATCGCCTATTTGACAAACGTAAAAAAACTTGACCCCTGGAACATTCTTGCCATCACATTTACAAACAAGGCAGCGCGTGAGATGAGCGAACGCGTGCGCCAATGGATCGGGGACGCGGCGGATGATATGTGGATCTGCACATTTCACGCCATGTGTGTGAAAATTTTGCGGCGTGAGGCACGTCATCTCGATCTCACCCCAACTTTTACAATTCTTGACGCGGATGATCAAGCATCCATGATCAAGCAGTGCATGCTCGATTTGAACCATGACATTAAGAAGTTTGATCCAGCTTCTGTGCAGTGGAAAATATCTGCCGCAAAAAATGAATTGCAGTCGCCCGCGACATTTGTGTCAGCGGGCAACAGTCCGGTCGATCCGATTGTGCGTGGGGTGTTTTTGGCGTATGAGCAACAATTGCGCCGTGCCAATGCTCTTGATTTTGACGATCTTATCGGAAAAACGGTTACGCTTTTTGAAACGTTTCCAGATGTGTTAAAAACGTATCAAGAAAAATTTCTCTATATTCACGTCGATGAGTATCAGGATACAAACCGCGCGCAGTATCAGTTGATTCATATGCTCGCGCGAGAACATCAAAACGTGTGCGTCGTCGGGGACGCCGATCAGGCCATCTACCGCTGGCGTGGGGCGGACCGCGCGAATCTGGACTACTTTGGCCGCGATTTTCCAACACACAAAATGATCAAACTGGAACAGAATTACCGCTCGACAGAAACGATTTTAAAAGCGGCCAACGCCGTCATTCAAAACAATCAAAACCGCGTGGAGAAATCGCTTTGGTCAACGAAGGGCGCGGGTGAAAAAATTGCGGTCTACGCTGCGCAGGATGCAGAGGATGAGGCGATTTACACGCTATCAAAGATTCAGGCGCACGTTGGAGATGGCGGGCGATTTTCGGATTGCACGGTGCTTTATCGCGCAAACGCCCAGTCGCGTGCCGTCGAGGACGTACTCCTTCAAGCGGCAATTCCCTATCACGTCGTGGGCGGAATGACCTTTTATGACCGCCGTGAAATCAAGGATGTCATGGCGTATCTCAAGGCGATCGCCAACCCGCAAGATGAGATCTCTTTGCTTCGGATCATCAACATCCCCAAGCGCTCAATCGGCGAAGGAACGATACGCAAGTTGCTTGATTATGCGCATGATGAGGATCTGACGCTGATGGATGCGATCAAGCAGGCAAAAAAGATCGAACAGCTTAAGTCGGCTGAGCAGGTCGCGCGCTTCGCACAGTTGATGGACTCACTTCAAGAACGCATGATTGGGGCGACGGTTACAGAGTTTTTGCACGATGTTCTGCGGGAAACTGGCTATCGCGAAATGTACGCGCAGAGTTCAAAAGAAGAGGATCGCGCGCGCCTTGAGAATCTTGATGAGCTTGACCGCATCACACGTTCCTTTGATCGCAGGCGCCGCGGAAGCGTGCTTGACTTTCTCGCAGAGACGAGCCTGATGACGGAGGTTGATCGAAACGAAAATGATGAGCGCGATGCGGTGCGTTTGATGACGGTTCACGCGTCAAAGGGGCTGGAGTTTCCAGTGGTTTTTGTTCTTGGGGTTGAGGAGACCGTTTTCCCGCACAGCCGCTCGCTAGATACACTGGAAGGCGTCGAAGAAGAACGCAATTTATTTTACGTTGCAGTCACGCGGGCAAAGGATAAGCTTCACCTTTCGTACTGTCTTGAGCGCAGCACGTTCGGGCAGGTGCATATGAATGATCCGTCACGTTTTTTGCAGGAGATTCCAGAAGACTTCACCGAACGGACAGGCGCCGATCCCGTGCAGGAGGCGCGCTTTGAAATCGGGATGTCGGTGCGCCATCCTCAGTACGGTGTCGGGGTGATCACAGACCTTGTGGGCGCGGGCGAGGAGCAAATGCTTTCGATTACGTTTCGCTCAAAGTACGGCACCAAAGACATCGTGCCGCGAATTACCCGCCTGCGTGTGTTAGGATAG